From a region of the Actinomadura luzonensis genome:
- a CDS encoding SigE family RNA polymerase sigma factor, whose amino-acid sequence MEDFDEFVRARGDALLRYGYVLSGDPEDAADLVQEALARLGDAWHRVRNKHDPEGYVRTTMVRLHIRSWRRRRRESLVADVPDRGAPDRYGDADLWAELQRLPRRQRAVLVLRYYEDLPDQEIADILGVSRGTVRSQAARALDKLRIRRVLQEAR is encoded by the coding sequence GTGGAAGATTTCGACGAGTTCGTCCGGGCCAGGGGCGACGCCCTCCTCCGGTACGGCTACGTGCTGTCCGGCGACCCCGAGGACGCGGCCGACCTCGTGCAGGAGGCCCTGGCCCGCCTCGGCGACGCCTGGCACCGGGTGCGCAACAAACACGACCCCGAGGGGTACGTGCGCACCACGATGGTCCGGCTCCACATCAGGTCCTGGCGCCGGCGGCGCCGCGAGAGCCTGGTCGCCGACGTGCCCGACCGCGGCGCCCCCGACCGTTACGGCGACGCCGACCTGTGGGCCGAGCTCCAGCGGCTGCCCCGCAGGCAGCGGGCCGTGCTCGTGCTGCGCTACTACGAGGACCTGCCCGACCAGGAGATCGCCGACATCCTCGGCGTCTCCCGCGGCACCGTGCGCAGCCAGGCCGCCCGCGCCCTGGACAAGCTCCGGATCCGGCGAGTGCTGCAGGAGGCACGATGA
- a CDS encoding MauE/DoxX family redox-associated membrane protein codes for MLESQLPILIALLCLGTVAKVGTVGSGGEPGALSRLGPAVLMPGRLQAPSLLVCAAGEVVLAAGLLLTTHPFFRWGTVAFFALSTYVLLELRRRRPDAGCGCFGEVSSSPVGLRSIGRTVALTGMAGVSVWSPVPGWTAVTHPSWLTAAGLLVLALLSPEIEEMIDRVRYRAPCEQRPGPAESVTLARLRASGTWRAHRHELVSAEPYDSWRELCWRFYAFRNHRQDDVVFAVYLSGRRPAVRMAVVSGGEDSGTSLPEYTPVSA; via the coding sequence GTGCTGGAATCGCAGCTGCCGATCCTCATCGCGCTGCTCTGCCTGGGCACGGTGGCCAAGGTCGGCACGGTGGGCTCCGGGGGCGAGCCGGGTGCGTTGTCCCGGCTCGGGCCCGCCGTGCTCATGCCGGGCCGGCTGCAGGCGCCGTCGTTGCTGGTGTGCGCGGCCGGTGAGGTGGTGCTGGCGGCCGGGCTGCTGCTGACCACCCATCCCTTCTTCCGGTGGGGCACGGTGGCGTTCTTCGCGCTGTCCACGTACGTGCTGCTGGAGCTGCGCAGGCGGCGGCCCGACGCGGGCTGCGGGTGCTTCGGCGAGGTGAGCTCGTCCCCGGTCGGGCTGCGCTCGATCGGCCGGACGGTGGCGCTGACCGGCATGGCGGGCGTGTCGGTGTGGTCGCCGGTGCCGGGCTGGACGGCCGTGACGCATCCGTCGTGGCTGACGGCGGCGGGGCTGCTGGTGCTCGCCCTGCTGTCGCCGGAGATCGAGGAGATGATCGACCGCGTCCGCTACCGCGCCCCCTGCGAGCAGCGCCCCGGCCCGGCCGAGTCGGTGACCCTCGCCCGGCTGCGGGCCAGCGGCACCTGGCGGGCGCACCGGCACGAGCTGGTCTCGGCCGAGCCGTACGACAGCTGGCGCGAGCTGTGCTGGCGCTTCTACGCCTTCCGCAACCACCGGCAGGACGACGTGGTGTTCGCGGTCTACCTGAGCGGCCGCCGGCCGGCCGTGCGCATGGCGGTGGTGAGCGGCGGGGAGGACAGCGGGACGTCTCTGCCGGAATATACCCCCGTATCGGCGTGA
- a CDS encoding xylulokinase, with translation MTLVAGVDSSTQSCKVVIRDAETGALVREGRARHPEGTEVHPSHWWAALLEALEAAGGLDGVTAVSVGGQQHGMVCLDESGNVVRDALLWNDTRSAQAAADLIAELGGAQAWADAVGSVPVASFTVTKLRWLARHEPEHARRTAAVCLPHDWLTWRLAGALASGVPFSRAGWADAPLAPLDTLTTDRGDASGTGYWSPFTGSYRTDLLKTAFGATPLLPRVLGPAERAYEGAHPGAPGGTILLAPGTGDNMAAALGVGARSGDVVVSLGTSGTVFAVAEQPSADASGAVAGFADATGRFLPLVCTLNAARVLDAAARIAGVGLAELSDLALQAPAGAGGLTLVPYLEGERTPNRPTATGSVHGLTLATATPAHLARAAVEGMLCGLADALDALRLEPERVLLIGGAARSEAVRRIAPTVFGVPITVPPPAEYVADGAAYQAATLVTKPEWGAGDTVTYEGEAIPEIRARYARATQHILD, from the coding sequence GTGACGCTGGTCGCTGGGGTCGATTCTTCGACGCAGAGTTGCAAGGTCGTCATTCGTGACGCGGAGACGGGAGCGCTGGTCCGCGAGGGCCGGGCCCGGCATCCGGAGGGCACGGAGGTTCACCCGTCCCACTGGTGGGCGGCGCTGCTGGAGGCCCTGGAGGCCGCCGGCGGGCTCGACGGCGTGACGGCCGTCAGCGTGGGCGGGCAGCAGCATGGCATGGTCTGCCTGGACGAGTCCGGAAATGTCGTGCGTGACGCCCTGTTGTGGAACGACACCCGCTCCGCCCAGGCCGCCGCCGACCTCATCGCCGAGCTGGGCGGCGCGCAGGCGTGGGCCGACGCGGTCGGCTCGGTGCCGGTCGCCTCGTTCACGGTCACCAAGCTGCGGTGGCTGGCCCGGCACGAGCCCGAGCACGCCCGCCGCACCGCCGCCGTGTGCCTGCCGCACGACTGGCTGACCTGGCGGCTGGCCGGCGCGCTCGCCTCGGGCGTGCCGTTCTCGCGCGCCGGCTGGGCCGACGCGCCGCTCGCGCCCCTCGACACGCTCACCACCGACCGGGGCGACGCCTCGGGCACCGGCTACTGGTCGCCGTTCACCGGCTCCTACCGCACCGACCTGCTCAAGACCGCCTTCGGCGCGACGCCGCTGCTCCCCCGGGTGCTCGGTCCCGCCGAGCGGGCCTACGAAGGCGCCCACCCCGGCGCGCCCGGCGGCACGATCCTGCTCGCCCCCGGCACCGGCGACAACATGGCCGCCGCGCTCGGCGTCGGCGCCCGCTCCGGCGACGTCGTGGTCTCCCTCGGCACCTCCGGCACCGTCTTCGCGGTCGCCGAGCAGCCGAGCGCCGACGCCTCGGGGGCGGTGGCGGGGTTCGCCGACGCGACCGGCCGCTTCCTGCCGCTGGTGTGCACGCTCAACGCCGCCCGCGTCCTCGACGCCGCCGCCCGCATCGCCGGGGTCGGCCTCGCCGAGCTGAGCGACCTCGCGCTCCAGGCGCCCGCCGGGGCCGGCGGGCTCACCCTGGTGCCCTACCTGGAGGGTGAGCGCACCCCCAACCGGCCCACCGCCACCGGCTCCGTCCACGGCCTGACGCTCGCCACCGCCACCCCCGCCCACCTGGCCCGCGCCGCCGTCGAGGGCATGCTGTGCGGCCTCGCCGACGCCCTCGACGCGCTGCGGCTGGAGCCGGAGCGGGTGCTGCTGATCGGGGGCGCGGCCCGCTCGGAAGCGGTCCGCCGCATCGCCCCGACCGTCTTCGGCGTCCCGATCACCGTCCCGCCGCCTGCCGAGTACGTCGCGGACGGGGCCGCCTACCAGGCGGCGACGCTGGTGACGAAGCCGGAGTGGGGGGCGGGGGACACGGTGACGTACGAGGGCGAGGCGATCCCGGAGATCCGCGCCCGCTACGCCCGCGCCACCCAGCACATCCTCGACTGA
- a CDS encoding SigE family RNA polymerase sigma factor, with protein sequence MADDSGGFESFVADRADALLRYGYVLSGNAHDAADLVQEALIRLHRAWPRVRRKEDPEAYTRTIMARLHISVWRRRRREHLIWDLPDKRDHRDLLPSGTEQELWKALEGLPRKQRAVLVLRYYEDLADEEIARVLGISRGTVRSHASLGLGKLRSALAPGRSDRGTAAAAEEGIA encoded by the coding sequence TTGGCGGACGACTCCGGGGGGTTCGAGAGCTTCGTGGCGGATCGGGCCGACGCGTTGCTGCGCTACGGGTACGTGCTCAGCGGCAACGCCCACGACGCGGCCGACCTGGTTCAGGAGGCGTTGATCCGGTTGCACCGGGCCTGGCCCCGCGTACGGCGCAAGGAGGATCCCGAGGCGTACACCCGCACGATCATGGCCAGGCTGCACATCAGCGTCTGGCGGCGGCGCCGGCGCGAGCACCTGATCTGGGACCTGCCGGACAAACGCGACCATCGCGACCTGCTGCCGTCCGGCACCGAGCAGGAGCTGTGGAAGGCGCTGGAGGGGCTGCCGCGCAAGCAGCGGGCCGTGCTCGTCCTCCGCTACTACGAGGACCTGGCGGACGAGGAGATCGCCAGGGTGCTCGGGATCTCGCGCGGGACCGTGCGCAGTCACGCGTCCCTGGGCCTGGGGAAACTGCGCTCGGCTCTCGCGCCGGGCCGGTCCGATCGGGGTACGGCCGCCGCGGCCGAGGAGGGCATCGCATGA
- a CDS encoding ATP-binding protein: MDPVRNPYAPGAGQRPPELAGRDRELQQFEVVLERVARGRPERSMVVTGLRGVGKTVLLNTFKSMAMQRLWGTGKIEARPDQSIRRPVAAALHMAIRELAPRHRAPERIEEFLGVLKAFAMRDPSAAKGTSHWSPGIEVPASRGRADSGDLEIDLTELFVDAASVATDLAVGIALFIDEMQDVPAADVSALCAACHELSQSGGPLIVVGAGLPHLPSVLSASKSYSERLFRYARIDKLDRDAADLALILPAREEEVEFTQEALDALYEAADGYPYFVQAYGKVAWDLAPRSPITLDDVKVSAPEAEEELAVGFFGSRYERATPAERDYMHAMAQIGDEPVATAEVAEALGRKPSSLSPARDSLIKKGLIYSAERGLIAFTVPHFGKFLRAQPV; encoded by the coding sequence GTGGACCCTGTGCGAAACCCCTACGCTCCCGGCGCGGGACAGCGTCCCCCGGAGCTCGCCGGCCGTGACCGAGAGCTGCAGCAGTTCGAGGTCGTGCTCGAACGCGTCGCGCGCGGCCGTCCCGAGCGCAGCATGGTCGTCACCGGCCTGCGGGGCGTCGGCAAGACCGTCCTGCTCAACACGTTCAAGTCCATGGCCATGCAACGGCTGTGGGGCACGGGCAAGATCGAGGCCCGCCCCGACCAGTCGATCCGGCGGCCCGTCGCGGCCGCGCTGCACATGGCCATCCGCGAGCTCGCGCCGCGGCACCGCGCGCCCGAGCGCATCGAGGAGTTCCTCGGGGTGCTGAAGGCGTTCGCGATGCGCGACCCGTCCGCGGCCAAGGGCACCTCGCACTGGTCGCCCGGGATCGAGGTGCCCGCCAGCCGCGGGCGCGCCGACTCGGGCGACCTGGAGATCGACCTCACCGAGCTGTTCGTCGACGCGGCGAGCGTGGCGACCGACCTCGCCGTCGGCATCGCGCTGTTCATCGACGAGATGCAGGACGTCCCGGCCGCCGACGTCTCGGCGCTCTGCGCCGCCTGCCACGAGCTGTCGCAGTCGGGCGGGCCGCTGATCGTCGTGGGCGCGGGGCTGCCGCACCTGCCGAGCGTGCTGTCGGCCAGCAAGAGCTACTCCGAACGGCTCTTCCGCTACGCGCGCATCGACAAGCTCGACCGCGACGCCGCCGACCTGGCGCTCATCCTGCCCGCGCGCGAGGAGGAGGTGGAGTTCACCCAGGAGGCCCTCGACGCGCTGTACGAGGCCGCCGACGGCTACCCCTACTTCGTGCAGGCGTACGGGAAGGTCGCCTGGGACCTCGCGCCGCGCAGCCCGATCACGCTCGACGACGTCAAGGTGTCCGCGCCGGAGGCGGAGGAGGAGCTGGCGGTCGGCTTCTTCGGCAGCCGCTACGAGCGCGCCACCCCCGCCGAGCGCGACTACATGCACGCCATGGCCCAGATCGGCGACGAGCCGGTCGCCACCGCCGAGGTCGCCGAGGCCCTCGGCCGCAAGCCGTCCAGCCTGTCGCCCGCCCGCGACAGCCTGATCAAGAAGGGGCTGATCTACAGCGCCGAGCGCGGCCTGATCGCGTTCACGGTGCCGCACTTCGGCAAGTTCCTGCGCGCCCAGCCGGTGTGA
- a CDS encoding YceI family protein, with translation MSTRTWESLTIPAAGTYNLDAAHTRIGFVVKHMMVSKVRGHFDTFNGSVTIAENPLESSAELTIKTESINTGAPDRDGHLRSDDFLSADKFPDITFRSTRVVGHSGDEFTVVGDLTIRDVTKEVELTVEYGGAGTNPWGAAVWGFSITTEFDREDFGLTWNQALETGGVLVGKKVKIEIEGEANPAA, from the coding sequence ATGAGCACCCGTACCTGGGAGAGCCTGACCATCCCGGCCGCCGGCACCTACAACCTCGACGCCGCGCACACGCGCATCGGCTTCGTGGTCAAGCACATGATGGTCAGCAAGGTCCGCGGCCACTTCGACACCTTCAACGGCTCGGTCACCATCGCCGAGAACCCGCTGGAGTCGTCCGCCGAGCTGACCATCAAGACCGAGAGCATCAACACCGGCGCTCCCGACCGCGACGGCCACCTGCGCAGCGACGACTTCCTGTCGGCCGACAAGTTCCCGGACATCACCTTCAGGAGCACCCGCGTGGTGGGCCACTCCGGCGACGAGTTCACGGTCGTCGGCGACCTGACCATCCGTGACGTCACCAAGGAGGTCGAGCTCACCGTCGAGTACGGCGGCGCCGGCACCAACCCCTGGGGCGCCGCGGTATGGGGCTTCTCCATCACCACCGAGTTCGACCGCGAGGACTTCGGCCTGACCTGGAACCAGGCCCTGGAGACCGGCGGCGTCCTCGTGGGCAAGAAGGTCAAGATCGAGATCGAGGGCGAGGCCAACCCGGCCGCTTGA
- a CDS encoding MarR family winged helix-turn-helix transcriptional regulator — MNVTNFDDARLTAVGLLAEVHAGLMARLQPALAAAGLSEVDFETVIRLARSPEQRLRMSDLAAQTGLSTSGVTRVVDRLEREGLVARQACAHDRRASYAVLTDAGRERLESVLPQHVQDIEDCFTGLLEAKELEAFLGSLRKIRAVVRPCATAGATSGDVEPVPGC, encoded by the coding sequence ATGAACGTGACGAACTTTGACGATGCCCGACTGACGGCCGTGGGACTGCTGGCCGAGGTGCACGCCGGCCTCATGGCCCGGCTGCAGCCCGCGCTGGCCGCGGCGGGCTTGTCGGAGGTCGACTTCGAGACCGTCATCCGGCTGGCCCGCTCCCCCGAGCAGCGGCTGCGGATGAGCGACCTGGCCGCGCAGACCGGGCTGTCCACCAGCGGCGTCACCCGGGTGGTCGACCGGCTCGAACGCGAGGGGCTGGTCGCGCGGCAGGCGTGCGCCCACGACCGCCGGGCCTCCTACGCGGTGCTGACCGACGCCGGGCGGGAGCGGCTGGAGTCGGTGCTGCCGCAGCACGTCCAGGACATCGAGGACTGCTTCACCGGGTTGCTGGAGGCGAAGGAGCTGGAGGCGTTCCTTGGCAGCCTGCGGAAGATCAGAGCCGTCGTACGGCCGTGCGCCACCGCCGGGGCCACCTCAGGGGACGTGGAGCCCGTTCCGGGGTGTTAG
- a CDS encoding DUF6289 family protein, translating to MKVKRGVLAAVLAAGVLALGATPAHAIPPPPPGGDLLIVYTYYSGDQVVGQRWFGCGQPAGQWGTLDGTLKVFFTPC from the coding sequence ATGAAGGTCAAGCGAGGAGTTCTGGCGGCGGTGCTGGCCGCCGGCGTGCTCGCTCTCGGCGCGACCCCCGCCCACGCCATCCCGCCGCCTCCGCCGGGAGGCGACCTCCTCATCGTCTACACCTACTACAGCGGCGACCAGGTCGTCGGGCAGCGCTGGTTCGGCTGCGGCCAGCCCGCCGGCCAGTGGGGAACCCTGGACGGCACGCTGAAGGTCTTCTTCACCCCCTGCTGA
- a CDS encoding SigE family RNA polymerase sigma factor, protein MQTTDWEEEFREYVTTRGPALLRAANQLTGHPLDAEDLLQSALTKTYLAWERIEDRGALDGYVRRAMVNINISQWRRRKLEEYPSGDDLPEIVSRETVACGEVGEVHERLEQALDALPERMRAAIVLRYYEDMTEPEIARTLGISVGTVKSTVSRAMGKLRAALGLSADD, encoded by the coding sequence ATGCAGACCACGGACTGGGAAGAAGAGTTCCGCGAGTACGTCACGACCCGCGGTCCTGCCCTGCTGCGCGCCGCCAACCAGCTCACCGGGCACCCCCTGGACGCCGAGGACCTGTTGCAGAGCGCGCTCACCAAGACGTACCTGGCGTGGGAGCGCATCGAGGACCGCGGCGCGCTGGACGGCTACGTGCGGCGGGCGATGGTCAACATCAACATCTCGCAGTGGCGGCGGCGCAAGCTGGAGGAGTACCCGTCGGGGGACGACCTGCCGGAGATCGTCTCGCGCGAGACCGTGGCCTGCGGCGAGGTGGGCGAGGTGCACGAGCGGCTGGAGCAGGCGCTCGACGCGCTGCCCGAGCGGATGCGGGCGGCCATCGTGCTGCGCTACTACGAGGACATGACCGAGCCGGAGATCGCGAGGACGCTGGGGATCAGCGTGGGGACGGTGAAGAGCACCGTCTCACGCGCGATGGGCAAGCTCCGCGCCGCCCTGGGCCTGTCCGCCGACGACTAA
- a CDS encoding MaoC family dehydratase, which yields MRTFANVQELKAAVGETFGPTEWRTVTQDQVNTFADATDDHQWIHVDVERAKEGPFGGTIAHGYLTLSLLPSFMFSLVKVEGIAMGVNYGLNKVRFPRPVPVGARIRAVGELTDVKGTPAGYLSNLKMTIEIEGEKRPACVAETLSLYVPAE from the coding sequence ATGCGGACCTTCGCGAACGTACAGGAGCTCAAGGCGGCCGTCGGCGAGACCTTCGGGCCCACCGAGTGGCGCACCGTCACCCAGGACCAGGTCAACACCTTCGCCGACGCCACCGACGACCACCAGTGGATCCACGTGGACGTGGAGCGGGCCAAGGAGGGGCCGTTCGGCGGCACGATCGCGCACGGCTACCTGACGCTGTCGCTGCTGCCGTCGTTCATGTTCTCGCTGGTCAAGGTCGAGGGCATCGCGATGGGCGTCAACTACGGCCTCAACAAGGTCCGCTTCCCGCGGCCGGTGCCGGTGGGCGCGCGCATCAGGGCCGTCGGCGAGCTGACCGACGTCAAGGGCACCCCGGCCGGCTACCTGTCCAACCTGAAGATGACGATCGAGATCGAGGGCGAGAAGCGGCCCGCCTGCGTCGCCGAGACCCTCTCCCTGTACGTCCCCGCCGAGTAG